A window of the Fusarium fujikuroi IMI 58289 draft genome, chromosome FFUJ_chr09 genome harbors these coding sequences:
- a CDS encoding related to GEA2-GDP/GTP exchange factor for ARF, which translates to MSRDEQPSLTMESPRPSGVSSFEDRALPVRMQYRSRPVSVAVDPVSLVISECISITSAIQKHARSPHSSVSAILGGSPNPVQLGPPSPSPRGRSKSPAASISGDASHDGLTNRWGLRGQRGKSMQDNPMIAGFGKLRHELAGVKDIRSFDAPAILAPFLHVIQTKGTAAPITILALGALRKFLAYGFICPESPRFALAMQSLSSAVTHCQFDISDSGQVEVVLLMILNLMEDMMSGPGGDILSDESVCDMMGRGLAICSQPRFSPVLRRTAETSMVRMCQIIFEDVKHLEVEAGDVANALDQQVDEDRDSVRMENPAPEAGGLSAEPESLEVPGMSTPDPERSSRDTTATSETALATTSDATEETESVDLRPYSLPSVRELFRVLVNFLDPQDRQHTDTMRVMALRIIHVALEVAGPFISRHPALAGIAEDRLCCYLFQLVRSDNMAILEESLVVAGTLLATCRGVLKLQQELFLSYLVACLHPKVEIPREPGIDPSLYAGIPQTPKLVKPSQSSQPSSGRSTPVPVKDRQKLGLEGGSRKPDARQAMVESVGVLSRMPTFMAELFINYDCDVDRADLCEDMIGLLSRNALPDSATWSTTSVPPLCLDALLRYIQFIAERLDQDPIYGDFPDPATLREQRRKKKIIIKGASKFNEKPKAGLGYLEAQGIIKDATDPVAVAKFLKGTSRVNKKVLGDFISKRGNEEILGAFLDLFDFSGKRVDEALRQFLESFRLPGEAPLIATIVEAFSEKFCSHDTTGEVADKDAVYILTYAIILLNTDQHNPNLDAKKRMTLEDFARNLRGTNNGQNFAPEYLQTIYQSIKSNEIILPDEHDNKHAFDYAWRELLLKTESTGNLVICDTNIYDADMFATTWKPIVSTLSYVFMSATDDAVFARIVTGFDECARIATKYQNSEALDQIVYCLSHMSTLATDTQFNTSLNTEVQAGTGSVMVSELAVKLGRDFRAQLATLVLFRVVTGSENLIHRSWKYMIRIWLNLFTNSLISPFSPSNLPGLPLPPIPLQTPSQVIDRVARNADTGFFSAFTSYISSYAADDPPEPSDEELESTLCTIDCIKSCNMTAVFENIANLSPSVAKVIVETLVEQLPEDSSTTVISVKHESLPTSPTNGHVRSPGHLEYDPSVAYILEFCTLLASRNAESIESMGKVVFDTLQSVLRDPARYHAITVSRASFYALKLLNISYDHDFVNVPFLLHTISTLPQEALGKNSDLVLQGLSLCIEESGPLKREMMTSPDFWAILRALAQRPESAALVFEILEKGTAGTPPAIMADNYEAAISLLNDFASAATPRRPNMQTRSPRPQRPVVSKQDKKRNAEAVSRGSKAVNMLYNMTDRIPHLMQQSQLESSEAWSAYWLPIFQALTTQCANPCRDVRQLAFSALQRSLLSPELTCSDPKEWTAIFGKVLFPLIIQLLKPEVFLSDRDGMSEMRVQSASLLCKVFLQYMVLLSEWDGMLDLWIKIIEIMDRLMNSGQGDSLEEEAVRENLKNVLLFMASSKYLVSPHIDSSKEELWSETWKRIDRFLPELRGELALDEPPNANKADNQTTEVSAQLSEKEREIEKKPETKEDQIAGNPVTTEKVAQA; encoded by the exons ATGAGTCGCGATGAACAACCTTCTCTGACTATGGAGAGTCCTAGGCCGTCGGGAGTTTCGAGTTTCGAGGACCGCGCACTACCTGTACGGATGCAGTATCGAAGCCGGCCTGTGTCCGTCGCAGTTGACCCCGTGTCGCTGGTCATTTCGGAGTGCATCTCCATAACTTCCGCTATCCAGAAGCATGCTCGCTCTCCACACTCATCCGTTTCCGCTATTCTTGGCGGGAGCCCGAATCCCGTACAGCTTGGGCCTCCCAGTCCTTCACCACGCGGACGAAGTAAGAGTCCCGCGGCGAGTATCAGCGGTGATGCTTCCCATGATGGCCTTACCAATCGCTGGGGTCTTCGTGGGCAGAGGGGAAAGAGCATGCAAGATAACCCCATGATTGCTGGCTTTGGCAAACTAAGGCATGAGCTTGCTGGTGTTAAAG ATATCCGATCATTCGACGCCCCTGCGATCCTCGCTCCGTTCCTCCACGTTATCCAAACTAAGGGTACCGCCGCCCCGATCACAATCTTGGCCCTAGGTGCTTTAAGGAAGTTTCTGGCCTATGGTTTCATCTGCCCCGAGTCACCACGGTTTGCCTTGGCCATGCAATCTCTGTCGAGTGCCGTTACACATTGTCAATTCGATATCAGTGATTCAGGTCAAGTCGAggttgttcttctcatgatTCTGAATCTGATGGAGGATATGATGTCCGGTCCGGGTGGAGATATTCTGAGCGACGAGAGCGTTTGCGACATGATGGGTCGTGGCCTCGCCATATGCTCACAGCCTCGTTTCTCCCCCGTTTTGCGCCGCACTGCTGAAACCTCTATGGTGAGGATGTGCCAAATCATATTCGAAGACGTGAAACACCTCGAGGTTGAAGCTGGCGATGTCGCAAACGCCTTGGATCAGCAAGTTGATGAAGACCGCGATAGCGTCAGAATGGAAAACCCCGCTCCCGAAGCAGGAGGACTGTCTGCCGAACCTGAGAGCCTGGAGGTACCTGGAATGTCTACCCCAGACCCCGAACGAAGCAGTCGGGACACCACGGCCACTTCTGAAACGGCGCTGGCAACTACAAGCGACGCGACAGAGGAGACGGAGTCTGTAGATCTCAGGCCTTACTCCCTCCCTTCTGTTCGTGAGCTATTCCGGGTATTGGTAAACTTCCTGGAccctcaagatcgacagcACACAGACACAATGCGGGTTATGGCATTACGAATTATTCACGTCGCCCTTGAGGTTGCTGGGCCCTTTATTTCTCGACACCCTGCCCTAGCAGGTATCGCTGAGGACCGATTATGCTGTTATCTGTTTCAGCTAGTAAGGTCTGACAACATGGCAATTCTCGAGGAGTCGCTAGTTGTTGCCGGTACGCTGTTGGCCACTTGTCGTGGAGTACTTAAGCTGCAACAGGAGCTGTTCCTATCTTACCTGGTAGCTTGTTTACACCCAAAGGTTGAGATACCCCGGGAGCCCGGTATCGACCCCTCTCTCTATGCTGGCATCCCACAGACGCCCAAACTGGTCAAACCTTCACAGTCGTCACAGCCCAGCAGTGGCCGATCGACTCCAGTCCCTGTCAAGGACCGTCAAAAACTTGGCCTGGAGGGTGGATCCCGGAAGCCAGATGCGCGCCAGGCTATGGTAGAAAGTGTTGGGGTCCTGTCGCGTATGCCGACATTCATGGCGGAGCTCTTCATTAATTACGATTGCGATGTTGATCGGGCGGATCTCTGTGAAGACATGATTGGGCTTCTTTCCAGAAATGCTCTCCCTGATTCTGCAACCTGGAGTACCACAAGTGTCCCTCCGCTCTGTCTCGATGCTCTGCTCCGATATATCCAGTTTATTGCCGAAAGACTTGACCAAGATCCTATCTATGGAGACTTTCCTGACCCGGCGACATTAAGGGAGCAACGgcgaaagaagaaaattaTTATCAAGGGAGCAAGCAAGTTCAACGAGAAGCCTAAGGCAGGTCTGGGCTATCTGGAAGCACAGGGCATCATTAAAGACGCCACAGAtcctgttgctgttgccaaGTTTCTCAAAGGCACTTCACGGGTCAATAAGAAGGTCCTTGGCGACTTCATATCTAAGAGAGGCAATGAAGAAATTCTCGGAGCTTTCTTGGACCTTTTTGACTTTTCTGGTAAGCGAGTTGACGAGGCACTTAGACAATTCTTGGAGTCATTCCGACTCCCCGGAGAGGCGCCCTTGATTGCTACGATTGTGGAGGCTTTCTCCGAGAAATTTTGCTCCCACGACACTACTGGCGAAGTCGCAGACAAAGATGCAGTCTACATCTTGACGTATGCTATCATCCTGTTGAATACTGATCAACATAACCCCAACCTGGACGCCAAGAAGCGCATGACGTTGGAGGATTTCGCAAGAAACCTCAGGGGAACTAATAACGGCCAAAACTTTGCTCCCGAGTATCTGCAGACTATCTACCAGTCCATCAAGTCCAACGAAATCATCCTGCCTGATGAACATGATAACAAGCATGCCTTTGACTATGCATGGAGAGAACTGCTTCTCAAGACAGAGTCAACTGGTAACCTTGTAATATGCGACACAAACATTTATGATGCTGATATGTTTGCAACGACCTGGAAACCTATTGTTTCTACGCTGTCCTATGTATTCATGTCCGCCACAGATGATGCCGTGTTCGCTCGAATCGTCACTGGCTTCGATGAATGCGCTCGCATTGCCACGAAATACCAGAACTCGGAAGCTCTTGATCAGATTGTTTATTGTCTAAGCCACATGTCGACGTTGGCAACCGACACACAGTTCAACACTTCCCTGAACACTGAAGTTCAGGCAGGGACTGGTAGCGTCATGGTAAGCGAACTCGCTGTTAAGCTCGGTAGGGATTTCAGGGCCCAACTTGCGACTCTTGTGTTGTTCCGTGTCGTTACTGGAAGTGAAAATCTGATACACAGAAGTTGGAAATAT ATGATTCGCATATGGCTCAATCTATTCACCAACTCGCTCATTTCGCCGTTCTCTCCAAGCAACTTGCCAGGCTTACCGTTGCCCCCCATTCCACTGCAAACGCCATCACAAGTCATCGACCGAGTAGCGAGGAATGCGGACACTGGTTTCTTTTCGGCCTTCACGTCATACATTTCTAGTTATGCTGCCGACGACCCCCCTGAACCATCCGATGAAGAGCTAGAAAGCACACTTTGTACTATCGATTGTATCAAGTCATGCAATATGACTGCGGTGTTTGAAAATATTGC TAATCTGAGTCCATCCGTTGCTAAAGTCATCGTCGAAACACTTGTTGAGCAACTCCCCGAGGATTCTAGCACGACCGTAATTAGTGTCAAGCATGAGAGTTTGCCCACGTCTCCCACGAATGGTCACGTTCGATCGCCAGGGCATCTGGAGTATGATCCAAGTGTTGCATATATCCTAGAGTTCTGTACACTTTTGGCGTCACGGAATGCAGAATCCATCGAGAGCATGGGTAAAGTTGTCTTCGACACACTACAAAGTGTTCTTCGCGATCCAGCCCGATACCATGCCATTACAGTTTCCCGGGCGTCCTTCTATGCTCTCAAGCTACTCAATATCAGCTAT GATCATGACTTCGTCAATGTTCCATTTCTGCTTCACACGATCTCGACTTTGCCACAAGAGGCTTTGGGGAAGAACTCGGATCTTGTGTTGCAAGGTCTTTCGCTTTGCATCGAGGAGTCTGGCCCGTTGAAACGAGAAATGATGACGTCCCCTGATTTTTGGGCAATACTGCGAGCCTTGGCTCAACGTCCGGAATCAGCGGCACTTGTTTTCGAAATTTTGGAGAAGGGAACTGCTGGAACCCCTCCAGCTATTATGGCAGATAACTACGAGGCAGCAATATCCCTTCTGAACGACTTTGCCTCCGCTGCCACCCCCCGGCGACCTAACATGCAGACCCGAAGCCCTAGACCCCAAAGGCCAGTTGTCTCcaagcaagacaagaaacG GAATGCGGAAGCAGTTAGTCGAGGCTCCAAGGCTGTCAACATGCTTTATAATATGACGGATCGAATCCCACATCTCATGCAACAGTCCCAGCTTGAGAGCAGTGAAG CCTGGTCTGCATATTGGCTGCCAATTTTTCAGGCCTTAACCACTCAGTGTGCAAACCCATGCAGAGATGTCCGACAACTTGCGTTCTCCGCCCTTCAACGATCTCTTCTGTCCCCAGAGTTGACCTGCAGTGACCCTAAAGAGTGGACTGCTATTTTTGGCAAGGTTCTGTTTCCATTAATCATCCAGCTGCTCAAGCCTGAGGTCTTTCTGTCCGATCGAGATGGAATGAGCGAGATGAGAGTCCAGTCTGCCTCTCTTCTTTGCAAAGTCTTCCTTCAATATATGGTGCTCCTCTCAGAATGGGACGGAATGCTGGATCTCTGGATCAAGATCATTGAGATTATGGATCGTCTTATGAACAGTGGCCAGGGTGACAGTCTT gaggaggaggctgttcGTGAGAACCTCAAGAACGTGCTGCTATTTATGGCCAGTAGTAAGTATCTTGTGTCACCCCACATAGATTCGTC